The Chitinophagales bacterium genome has a segment encoding these proteins:
- a CDS encoding polyprenyl synthetase family protein: protein MSKTIDEIKLPIDEELQIFEEKFKSVMRSQVSLLDKVNSYIYKRKGKQVRPMFVFLIAKICGDFNENTYTGASLIELLHTATLVHDDVVDDANERRGFFSINALWKNKIAVLVGDYFLAKGLLHALDTKNYNLLHITSNAVQKMSEGELLQMEKARRLDIEESVYYEIIKNKTASLIAAACEVGAASVTKDETVIEQMRLLGENIGMAFQIKDDLFDYGEHDIGKPRGIDIKERKMTLPLIYALNNADKKQKQWMINVVKNHNEDKVQVNLLIEAVHKSGGMAYAEQKMMEYRDIALQQLSIFKDSEAKTALQTLVNYIIDRNY from the coding sequence ATGAGCAAAACCATAGACGAAATAAAATTACCAATTGACGAAGAATTGCAAATTTTTGAAGAAAAGTTCAAATCGGTAATGCGAAGTCAGGTTTCATTATTAGATAAAGTAAATTCATATATTTATAAAAGAAAAGGAAAGCAAGTGCGACCAATGTTTGTTTTCTTAATAGCTAAGATTTGTGGCGATTTTAATGAAAACACTTATACAGGAGCTTCTTTAATAGAATTACTACATACAGCCACTTTAGTACACGATGATGTAGTAGACGATGCTAACGAACGACGAGGTTTTTTTTCTATCAATGCACTTTGGAAAAATAAAATTGCTGTTTTAGTAGGCGATTATTTTTTAGCGAAAGGTTTATTACATGCTTTAGATACTAAAAATTATAATTTGTTGCACATTACTTCTAATGCGGTACAAAAAATGAGCGAAGGTGAGTTGCTACAAATGGAAAAGGCAAGACGATTAGATATTGAAGAAAGTGTGTACTACGAAATCATAAAGAATAAAACGGCTTCTTTAATTGCAGCAGCTTGCGAAGTAGGTGCAGCTTCTGTTACCAAAGATGAAACTGTAATAGAACAAATGCGATTGCTTGGCGAAAATATAGGAATGGCTTTTCAAATAAAAGATGATTTATTTGATTATGGCGAACACGATATTGGTAAACCAAGAGGCATTGATATTAAAGAAAGAAAAATGACATTGCCATTAATTTATGCATTGAATAATGCTGATAAAAAACAAAAGCAATGGATGATTAATGTTGTTAAAAACCATAACGAAGATAAAGTACAAGTTAATTTATTGATAGAAGCAGTACACAAAAGTGGTGGCATGGCTTATGCCGAACAAAAAATGATGGAGTATAGAGATATAGCACTACAACAACTGTCTATATTCAAAGATTCAGAAGCAAAAACAGCACTACAAACTTTAGTTAATTATATTATAGATAGAAATTATTAA
- a CDS encoding alpha/beta fold hydrolase, whose amino-acid sequence MKKAPLIIHNTNKTAISLDVWYPEAKGNYPVVIFAHGFKGFKDWGHFGLLMQQLVDNNMVVVKFNFSGNGTTPEFMTDFVDLEKFGNNNWSIELGDLNTVVDFVEDNIVHYHGDKNNINLIGHSRGGGISILQTAKDHRIKKLITWASVASFDYFIDAIDIQQWENDGVVYTYNGRTKQNMPLYYQLYEDYIKNKSNLNILQQAEKIEQNWLIIHGSNDEAVSVDYAKQLHESNSNSKIYIIENATHTFGGKHPFEDEVLPTHSKQLIEETITFLISN is encoded by the coding sequence ATGAAAAAAGCACCACTTATCATACATAATACAAATAAAACAGCAATAAGTTTAGATGTGTGGTATCCTGAAGCAAAAGGAAATTATCCAGTTGTAATTTTTGCTCATGGTTTTAAAGGTTTTAAAGATTGGGGACATTTTGGTTTGTTGATGCAACAATTGGTTGATAATAATATGGTTGTGGTAAAATTTAATTTTTCTGGAAATGGTACTACGCCTGAATTTATGACTGATTTTGTTGATTTAGAAAAATTTGGCAATAATAATTGGTCAATTGAATTAGGTGATTTGAATACTGTTGTTGATTTTGTGGAAGACAATATTGTTCATTATCATGGTGATAAAAATAATATAAATTTGATTGGTCATAGTCGTGGTGGTGGTATTAGTATTTTGCAGACGGCTAAAGATCATCGAATAAAAAAATTAATTACTTGGGCAAGTGTTGCTTCGTTTGATTATTTTATTGATGCAATTGATATACAACAGTGGGAAAATGATGGTGTAGTATATACCTATAATGGTAGAACTAAACAAAATATGCCTTTATATTATCAATTATATGAAGATTATATAAAAAATAAATCAAATTTAAATATACTACAACAAGCAGAAAAAATAGAGCAAAATTGGTTAATTATTCATGGAAGTAATGATGAAGCTGTAAGTGTTGACTATGCAAAACAATTACATGAATCAAATTCTAACAGTAAAATATATATTATTGAAAATGCTACACATACTTTTGGTGGTAAACATCCTTTTGAAGATGAAGTTTTACCTACTCATAGTAAACAATTGATTGAAGAGACAATAACATTCTTGATAAGCAATTAG